The Chondrinema litorale nucleotide sequence CAGACGTAACAATGATATGCAGAGCATCACTGTATTTAGGGAAAAGATGAACTATGACAGAAGATTGGCACTGAAATGCCTTAAATGATTTTTATGAAAAAGCCCTGTATTTATATACTAAAGATAAAGTGGTTTGGGAATCCTAACAGTTCAGAAATTAGGGCATGATGCCATAAAAGGCAATTTTAGAATTTTATTTTTCCCAAATCACTTCGCATTCATTGAGTGTAATAACAAAATATGAGATCAGCAATCCTAACATTTCGAGAAAAAATAAAATTATATAACAATCTTAAAAGTATGACCAAGCAAATTAATACAGATAAAAATTTAACCGTGCATAAAGAATATGCAAACCAACTAGAAACTCTATTGACAGAAAAATTAGTAAGGTTTGAAGATTATTTGACAAGATTAGAGATTCATCTTTCTGATGAGAATGGAAATAAAGATGCTCTGAATGATAAAAAATGCCTGCTGGAAGCAAGATTAAAGGGAAGGCAGCCAATTGTGACATCAGCATTAGGCAATACCTATGATCAAGCAATAAAGGGCGCAATTGATAAGATAAAGGTATCGCTTGATACCATCATAGGAAAGTTGAGAAATCATTAACAGAATTGGAGCTTTACAAAATGTCGAGTTATGAAAGAATCTTATGGCACATTATCAGAAACAATAAATGGCTTAAAAAAAGAAGGATATATACTTGACTTTAATGTGCGCAATGAAAATTTAGTCTATTTAAAAAACAGTGTTAAATTGTCAGAAAAAGATTTTAAGATTGATAAAGTGTATCGGTTTGAAGGAGAATCGAATCCTGATGATGCAGCAATACTTTATGCCATTTCCTCACCTAGGTTTGGCGTGAAAGGATTGCTTATTAACGGTTATGGTATTTCTTCAGATAATGTATATGATGCATTGATTTCGATGCTAAAAACTCACTCCGTTTGAGTATGACTCGTCTTGAAATATTTTTTCAGTACAATCATGGCTTAATTTGCTTCTAAATTCAGAAAGTACGTTGTTATGCTGTAACTTGCTGATTATCAGTATTGATTTTTTTTGCAACTACTTACGAAAAATATACAAACACCTTTATGAGTATTTCTAGATAGTTTTGAAACCTGAGAGAATCTTATAACTTATTGATTATCACACCAAAACAAGTCAAATATGTCTTTATGTAAAGTATACTCTTATCTCATCACAAATCATAAAAGACATAATATATGCCTAATATGCTAAGCTGTGTTACATGTTTTTTAATCTATTATACTCTATTTTACCATAAAGCAAGATCAAAATGTTCCCCTTCAATCATTTAAATACCAGCTGTTTATACTGACTGTTATTTGCTTGCACACTTACAATTCCTTCACCATGACAAACTGGACAGGTTACGGTTTCATAACCATCTAACACCGTCTGTTTTACTGTATATTCTATTGGGTCGCTCTTATGAGTGGTATAGTAATAGTCTACTATAGCACCATTTACTTTGCGTACTGTGGTGGTATTGCGCGGTATGGATTTTTGCACATTGATCTCCTTATACTTTTTGCTGGTAATGGTTTTAGGACAAAAAGTCTGAGTAACTGTTTTGGCAGAGTATAACCAATAAATTGGCCCAGAGTTTTCGTCTAGCCATACGGGTTCGCCATAGTCTCCCATCACCTTTATAGCCTTGTTTTTAGTATCAACTTCTAGTACTTTGATTAAGCGTTGTATTTCAGATATATACACGTATGGATTGTCTGTTGTCATTCCAGTATATGGCATTTCTCCATAATAAACGCTTCCCTTAAAGCTAAGAGGCACTCTGCCAATAAAGGCAAAACCTTTAACTGATATATATTTCCAGCGGTTTCCATTTTTATAAGTTTTACGTCCATTGTCAATCTCTAGCTTGCGCCCATCTACCAAAACGCCATTATTAAAGACTCCTGCAGCACCTTTTACACGCGTAGCAAAGGCAAGATAATCTTCATCTTCGTTCTTAGGGTTCCCAGAATACTTATCATTATAAAGTCTAGTCATGTTCACCCTATAGCCCATGCCATGTAGTTTTCCATTTTGGAAATTGCCCACCTCCAAATAAGAATGGTCGCCCTTAAAGATAGAATCGGAAGTATGGAACTTAATCCCATAGCCTGTTAGATTAGCCGTATCTTTACTTAGCACATGACCCGACATGGTACCAAAAACAATGCTTTTTTCGTCATCTGTTCCTTTATTCAAATAAGAAGACCCATAATAGTCCATATCAACTACCAAATTATTAAGCAGGCTGTCTACTTGAGGTTTTTCTTGCTCCATTGCTGGAATGGTCATTTCAATTTCGCCATCCACTACCAATGCCCATTTATATGGAACATCGGACCAAGGTTGCTCTAGGAAGAACACCCCCCCATTGCCATATTCCATAAATAATGGTACCATATAACCAGTAAAAGTGCCATATCTGCGCGAATCGTAGCTACCGGCAGTAGAGAAACCGATGTATCGATCCCCATTCTCGAAATTAATTAAAGAAGTTTCCTTGGCTCTTGGTGCAATAAACTTATTATAAGTGCCTAAGGGGTTAAAAGGATATACCATATTTTCTGTATAAGCGCCAATTTTAGAATGCACATAAGGCATCCCTCCAATGTTGGAATAGAGCATAAAATCGTATTCTCCATTTGGCTTTCTGGCCGTTCTAAAGATGTACTGACCAGTTTCGTCTAATTCTTCACTATAAAGAATGCTGCCATCTTCATTGTACATATTACCTGAAGGTTTAATCGTATTCCCTTCAATATCATTTATGCTGGCAAACAGTTTACCACTACCTTGATACAACACATCTGAGCTAGGAACTATACTCACTCCCTCAATTTTAGGTCTGTAAGCACCTTGGCTATAAATAGTAACTTTGGTAAAGTAAACTTTGCCTGATGTTACCAATCTTCTACCATCCAAAGTGAAAGTGAGCTCATCATACTTCTTCTTACTTTTTTGGGCAGCAAGATATTTTCCATCGGCTTTTACCTGAGATACATCAACGAACTTGCTATTAGCCGACCAAGCTAATCTTTTCAACTCGTCCAACTGCTCCAACGACTTAGTATTCATAAAATAATACTTCTGGAAAATTCCATTTTCGACAATACTCTGCGCAGCAATATCCAAACTCAAAAATGATAAAAGGAAAAATCCTAGAAATACTAATTGCTTATACTGTTGCCTGTTTTTCATAATTATATGGTGCTATTAAAGTCCATTTAAACATAATCAGAATCCAGAACGGAGAAAATAGGGCAATTGACGTAATTTTGGCAGATTTGTTGAAATTTAATTGGTGATGTAGAGCTTAGGTTAATTAAGAGGGCTCCTACTTTAAGTTTAAAAATAGCATACAACCATACTTTGAAAAGCAGAATGTAAATTAGAACTAAGCCTTAGCTTTAAATAAGGCAATAAACCACTCTGTACTTTCAGTGTAGAGTGGTTTTGTTGGATACAAATCTAATATTTGATATATACTTCTAGGTAATGACTGCATAGTTAACTCATTATATAATCATTGCTATGGAAGATTAGAAATAGAGAAATAATACAAATATTACTTTTTTTATGTAAAGCATTATCCATTAAAATTCTCAATCTTTGGGCATGTGTTAAAAACTTAACTCATGATAAATATAGATTGACTGGAATGCTAATGTCTGAAACTTCTGGCTAGTGA carries:
- a CDS encoding HPF/RaiA family ribosome-associated protein — its product is MTKQINTDKNLTVHKEYANQLETLLTEKLVRFEDYLTRLEIHLSDENGNKDALNDKKCLLEARLKGRQPIVTSALGNTYDQAIKGAIDKIKVSLDTIIGKLRNH
- a CDS encoding phosphoribosylpyrophosphate synthetase, with amino-acid sequence MKESYGTLSETINGLKKEGYILDFNVRNENLVYLKNSVKLSEKDFKIDKVYRFEGESNPDDAAILYAISSPRFGVKGLLINGYGISSDNVYDALISMLKTHSV